The following is a genomic window from Bacteroidia bacterium.
CGGGCGCCACACGATATCCCCACCGAATTGGAATGACTCTGCCATCTGGGACGTCCTTTCGTTTGCTGTGAAGTGAAGGATAGCGGTGTGCCGCCACACGCCGTCGGTGATGTATGAATATGCACGGGGCGCCGGGGCCCCGTGCAGTGCAGGCATACGGCCGCTGCGTCGAGCCGGTCGCGCCGCGGGTATTGTCACTTCCGTCGGCCGATCGGTGTCCGGACCGCGGAGCGCTATGATGCGGGTCGCCGTATCGGGAAGGCGACGAAGGCTTCGCGCAGATTTCTTCCGAAGTGCGCCATATCTGTCACGTTGCCGTCGGAAGCAAAACAGTCCGGTATCAGGGCGCGCCAGAGAAGCTCGGCACGCTTCGCGTCAATGACATCAACAACCAATGTCCCGGGATCATACATGGACACAGGGGTCAGCGGCGCAAAGGCGCCCCACCACGGTTTGTACCAGTTGTATGCCGTCCATTGCTCGATAGGCGGAGGTGTGTTCATCCCCGCATGCATATGCACGGTCATTTCCACGGGTTCGAATTGTTTCCATACCAGTCCGGCAGCACCGAGCATGACGTTGACCGAATCACGCAGCGCGTGATAGAGGGCTTCCTGTGCCGTGGCATGGTTGCCTTCGAAGTAGGGTCCGTCGAACCAGCGATAAGTTTTATACATACGAAAATCCGCGTCCGAATTCTTGTCCGTGATCACGGGACGCGGAGCCGTGCCGGAACATGCGATGAAGGAAAAGACAAGCGCTGCGAGCAGAAGGCCTCGTAGTGTTGCCATGATTGCGATCTCCAGATTTGTTGAACAAGACATGTCGGAAAAAATTACGCAGTCCGGTGGGTTTCAGGCAAGTCCTCAACCCTGCGTCTCCCGAACAGGCGCATTCTCGCCTCAGCGTTCTCCGGTAGAACGCCGAGAAGGAAGTACAGGCAGAAGGTGAGACCCTACCGCCGTCCCCTTGGTTTTTTCGGCTCCTCTTGAGGAAGGTATACGGTGTCGTGTACGACTTGCCGCTGAATTATCGGTTGTCGCGTCGTGGAGGGCTTGTCCGAACCGGACCAGATGACATAGACGCCCATCAGGAGCAGCACGTTCAGGGCGAGGATCACCGCGAGGAACGTCCTGTTTCGTCCGATACTTTCGCGCTGAAGGCTGAATTCCTTCTCCGTCGCTTCCTCGAAGGTGCGCAGGCCTTTCTCAATGAACATCTCGAGTCGGCTCAGCTTTCCGACCACGTCGTCCGCAAACTCGCGTAGCGAGCTCTCCAGGGACTTGTCCAGCGCATCCACGCGGTTCATGGCGGAATTGAGGTTGAAATGCAGGGATCGAATGTCGGCCATGATGGATTTCAATTTCTCCGGGAAATCCACGGCTTCGATGGAGCGCGACAGTTTACCCGACGACGCGATAATGGCGTCCGTGCCCGCAGAAAGTTTCTCGAAATCCAGCGCCTGCTGATCGTACGTTTTCTTGATCGCCGCAAAGATCTTGATGGATTGCGCATTGGCCTCCTCCAGCGATCGTTTCGCGTCCTCGATCGCGGTCTGCATACCATGATGCACGAGATCCTGCAATTCCTCAAGACGCGACGTTGCTTTACCTCCGAGCTCCTCTATGTGCTTGTGTGCACGCGCACCGAGTTCCAGCACCTGTGAACGCGCGCTGCCGGTAAAATCCTCGATGTGGCGGACGGATGCGTCACCGCCTTTGCGTATCTGCTCGTGAAGCAACTGTGCGCTGTCTTCGACGACACGATGGAAACTGCCATCCAGCTCTGCGGCGAGCTTCTTCACCTTTTCGGTCATTACCGCCAACTGCCCGTCAGCCATCGTTGCGGAGTCGCGCACGAGCTGCTTCATCGCGTCCGTGGACTGATCGAACAGTTGCTCGGCGCGGACGGAGAGTTGGGAGAGTGTATCGGCTGATCGCTGGCTCGTACCCTCCAACGTTCGGAGTACCTCCGCATGGTGTTCCTCGAATTGCTTCTTCGCGCGAGCCGCTGTTTCAAGTATGTGGCGTCTGGCGGCAGTACCGAGCTCATCGAAACGAGCCTGAGAATCGGTCCCCACCTGCTCGAGTGCTCCCTTATGCAGCCCCAATAACGCGTCGAGATGTTCGGAGTACTTTTTCTGGACACCGGCGACGGCGACAAGTACTTTCTGAGCGACGCTTTTTGCTTGCTCGATGTGATCTACCGCCGCGCGGAGGCGCCCGAGTTCCTTTTCGAGCGATTGGAGGGCTTCAGTCGTTTCCTGCTTCATAACCTTTCAGAAAGCTGTTGTTGAATGTTCGGAGCCATTGAAGATGCGAGACCAATTCGGGATCCGGGGTGATCGGGGCTGCTTGTGGTTTTGGCGCCCGCTCAGGAGCGGGTGTGGACGATTTCTGCTGAACGCGGGGCTGGGGAGTGACGCCGCGAACTTCCACCTGCGCGTTGCGATCCGCTTTGGATGGCGGTTCTATGGGTTGCGGGTCTTGCTGCGGAGCTCCGGGAGTAACGGATTTTTCTTTCGGCCCCGAAGGCGTCGGAGTTGCTTCGGGCTTGGCGGACTCGCCGGAAGATTCCGCAGTCCGGACGTTCAGCAACCGTGCGAAGCTGTCGATATCGACTGCAGCGGGCTGCAAACTCTCCGGGGCTGCAGCTCTGCCGGGCGCCGGCGGTTCCGCTGGCGCTTGCACCTCTGGCGTTTGTGCTTCCGGCGCTTGCGATGGCTTTGCTGGTCGGGGCGGGGTGACGGTCCCCTGCGCTGTTTCGGTTGCGGCCCCCTTCGCTTCGAAGTCCGCTACCGGCGCCTGCGCGGGCAGAGCGCTTCGACCGGATGCGACGGAGGGTGCGCTCGTGACCGGAGGCAGACTGTCCTCCGCCTTTCGGATGAGTTCCTCCCGTTCGCTGCGGAGGCGTTCGAGGTCCGGGAGACCGTCACGTACTTTCCGCTCTATCGCACTGATGCACTCCTCGGACAGATGCCTCCGGAGAATCACACCCAGGCGATGCAGTGACGCATCGCAATCCTTTTGCTTGCCCCGGCTGAGTGCGAGACAGAACAGTACGGCTTCCGCAAAACGCGATGGTGCGCTCTTCTCGGTTTCGTCATCGGGGGGATCAACCGTGTCCGCCAGAGCCGCGAGCGCTTCGAGCAGTGCTGAATGTGCGTGGAATGGTGAAAGTATTTCGCAGGAACGGCGCAGATGACGGACATGCTCCAGCACCCCGCCCGGTCCGTCCGCCTCGAGCCCCTCGGCGATGAGCAATAACTCCCGAAGCTGTTCCTGCCCTTCCAGCGTCAGTACCCGCGGGAGCTCGTCGGGCCGTGCATACCGCGAAGTAGAGGTGTGCACTGCCGTGGTGTGAAAGCGTTGCGGGCCGTCCTCACGCATCACTGTGTGGAGAAGCACATCCAGATCAGTCGCCTCGCGGTCGTGATACTCACCGATCCAGCGATACAGATGGTCAATGAGGAAGAACAGACACTGCTCCAACACGGAATCGCCGGTGTATGTCGGAAGGACTTGCAGCACGCGCTCCGCGTCCTTTTCCGGCATGAGCATGCGTACGTAGTGTTGAAGCGCTTCGCGGTACTCCGCGTCGCGCCTGACGTTGATGGTCAGCGCAAAACGTCTGGACGCGGGATTTGCTACCACGTCGGTAACGGCGCCAAGCGCCATCATGCGCAGTATGGCGCGCTCCGTATCGGCACGACTGCGGATTTTCAGGAACATCTGCCGCAATGCCAGCCCAAGATCCTGGTCAAGACGCGAGAAAACACCCTGCTGCTGTGTGCGATCCTCGATTTGCGCGACGAAAGACTCCCAGGTATCAGCCGAGATCTCGGATAGAATTTTTCTTTGTATCTCAATCTCCGCGCGTCGCCAGAGCAAGCTGTGGATCTGTGTCAATATCGGCTCTTTGTCGTTCTCGAAGCCGATGCGAAGCGTGAAGCTCGCTCCGATATCGAAATCCTTCATCTGCCGGAGTATCCCATCATCAGCATCGGAAGGGAATGTTGCGGATACCCATGCGCTGAGACTGGGCCCCGACCCCGCCTCTGCGATGCTTTGCCTGAAGGCGAACTCGAGCGCTTCACGGGCGAAGGTCTGGTCGGAGTAATTCGTATCACGGACCACAGTCAATGCGACGAGATCTATGTAGCCCAGCACTTCCCCGCGTCGGGTCTGCAAGTACAGCCGTTCATCCAGATTGCGCTGCCAGTAAGCGGTAAGAATTCCCGTGCCGAATTCATCGCTCAGGAGGTTGGCAATACGAGAGGTGTTGGTATCCTCCGGATAGGTGATTTCTTTCAGCAAATCACTCAGGATTTGCTTCTCCCTGGCCGAGGTGCTGAAGCCGTGATGCAGAGCGGACTCCTCGCGCTTCCGGCTCTCCGCGGCGTTGCGCTTCAACACGCTCTTGGGGATGCACACATAGCACAGGGCTGGCCCTCCATCATGCCCGGCTCTGCCGCATTCCTGAAGCAGGCGTGCGATGGAAGGAGAGGGCTGTACATGTATGGTGGCGCGCACACCCGGTCGGTGCGACCCGATGCCCCAGGCGCGCGTGCTTACGAGCAGATTCGCCTCTCCCCGCGAAAATCGTTTCCGCTCACCGGCAGCGTCGCGAAGGATCTGGCGCCCGACATGGACACCTTCGCAATCCTGACCGGTATAGCGGGCCGTCCGGAAGGGCGATGCATCAAGGATCTCCGCGAGACCTTGCCGTTCCGCCCCATAGCGCGCGGATACGTTGGCTGCGGCAGGGACAAATACCACTGCGGCGCCTTCTCCGTGCGTGGAGAACAGCTGATCGAGCCCGTTATCGGATGATGGAGTCTCAGTAGAGTTGTCTGATGCGCCGGCCTGCAACGCCTTTGGCAAAGCTTCGAGCAGCTGTCGAATCTCCGTTGCCTGCTCTTGAGAGCCGGTGGAGGATGTGACAACGGGAACGAGTCTGACATCAGGAGGTAACGCTCCGGGCAGCAGCAGCAACCACGCTCCCTCCGCACGGGCGTGCTGCTGTGCGGTAGCAAGTTGTCGAAGCAGATGGCTGTGCACGCGGGGCGACATCGAGGCCGTGAGCATTGCGAGCGGCACGTGACGAAACGGTGCGGTCGTCGCCGCCGCGCAAATTCGTCCGGCGATGTGCTGCATGGCGTAGCGCGCGTCGTGACTCCATTCGCTGCAACTCTGCGCTTCGTCGATTACCGCCCGCGCAAAAACAACGCCCTCACGGCGTGCATCCATCAGGGCGTTTCGTACATCCTCGCTGTCGAAAAGATTCGCCGGTATCAGGCCGATCAGAGCGTTTCCTTTTGAGAGTGCACCGAGCGCAGCGAGACGCTCTTCGCGACGCGCTTCCTCCCGAAGGAGGACGTATGCGTCGATGCCGGCCTCATCGAGGGCCGCCGCCGTGTCGGTGAGCATATCGGAGGAAGGTGCGACGATGACTGTCGGCGCGCTTTGCAACACCGATGCCAAAAGGACAGGCATTGTTTTTCCTGCCGCAGGCGGCATGGCGGCGATGACCTGCTCAGCCCGGAGCATGCGGGAGAGAAATTCCAGCTGTCCCTGTCTGAACGCGGAACATCCGAATACGTCATCCTGCAGGCCGCGCAGTGCCGCTTCGGCCTCAGCCGTGATTTCGAAGTCTGCCGATGCTCCCCGACCGGCGCCTTTGTACACCACAGCAGATGCGCTTCTGAATTTCTCCCGTTCCTTTCCGGACATCACGGAACGGATACGGATAGAGGGTGCGTCAGGAAGCGGTATCTCTTCATCGGGGATGTCAGCGGTATGCAGCATCGATACATCCAGCACGAGCGTGCACGGCGCTATCGCTTGTCCGGATGCGAGCACGGTCGGTCGACAGCCGCTGACGGCATGCAGCGGTGAATCGGCGAAGTCCGCCGTGCAGTACACTTTCAGATTGATGGCCGGCAGACGTCGTCCCGCACCTTCGAGGATGAACAACCGATCGAGCAGCCGGGTCAGGTCTTCCACCGCGAGAGCTGCGCAGGGTATGTCACGCTCGATAACGGTGATATCCCATTCCTGTGCGGCAAGGCTCAACTGGCCCGAGAGCAGGTTCTCAAGCACCACCTTCTGAATGCGAGCCACACCGAGTGGTGTGTGCAGTACCTGTAGGAGCTGTTTGCCCTCCTGCGTACTCAACAGTGGTGCGCTTCCGGCCGTGAGTAATGCCCGCATCTGCCCCGGATACTCCGAAATGAGTGCGGTGAGACGGGACCGGAGTGAAGCGGTATCTGCTCCAACCTCGATTGTGATCCAATTCTCCTGTGTCGAAGTTTCGTCCTCCACACCCTCAGGCAGAAACTGCAGTCCGCTCAGCGTACCCGCCCCGGCCGGAAGCGGAAGCAGTAGCTTGTTTCCCTGAGTTTGCAGCAGTTGTACCGCGGCGAGACCCAGAGATTTTTGCAGTACCGGGAGCAATTGTTTGAGAAATTCCGCCGACACGACACCCTGAAACCGCCGGATGGAATCCTGGCCGGTGATGCGAGGATCGAAAGGAAGCAGCGCGGCGGACCATTGTGCAAGCAACGCGTCTCTGTCGGGCCGTTTTTTCCCCAATTCACGGACGTATTCCGGGAACGCCGCGATACAGCGCTCGCTCACCAGTCGTGAAGCGCGTGTCGGGAGCCCTCGCGCCAAAAAATTTACCGCGGCTTCCACGATGTGCAGGTCGGGGATGCGCTCTCCGCTCGCTTCTCGGACGGATTCGCTTTCGTAGCAACAAGCGGTCCTGAACAGCTCAGGAGTATCTGAAGCACCCCTGGCGATCGCTTTCAACGCAGAACGGAGTGGCTCAAGTATGTACGCTGCTGAACTCTGAACTCGCATGCATGTTCTTCCGTCGAATATCTCGAGAAAGGAGCCCGTCCGGTTGATAGAGGACAATATGGATTGATAGTGCAATGTATCATCCGATGCCGTGAAAAGCAACCGTTTTCTCTTATTTAGCATCCGTGGAACCATTGGCTCGTCTGCTCCCATGCCATCGTGCGATTTTTATCAGCCATGGATCTGCCGCCACACGCTCAATATGCACGCGCGTCCGTGTGTGGGCAATATCTGACATCCGATCTGATCGAGGGATAGGAGCGTTGGAGGCAAGGAATGCGGTCGAGGCGGATCTCCGCGGCAATTTTACCGGACTCTGGATTCTCGCTGTGGATTGTTGTAGGTTTCGTGAAACACAGATTCACATGTGTGCGCCTACAGGAGCGAAACCGCATGGTTGTTTTTGAAACTACCAGGCCGAGTGCACGGAACACCAGACTTGGGGGAATACTGTGCGCCGGACTCATACTGCTGATCCTTATCGGCGGCAGGATATCGGCGCAGGATTTATCCCGGGACGACACGCCACCTTTTACGCTGACCGGCAGTCTGATCACCGCCGGGGAACTGTACTCCATACCGGGGCTGGAGACGCAACGACCGGAAAAGTCCGCACGATTGTACTTCAATCCCACTCTGAACGTTTACGGGCTGCAACTGCCGTTCAGCTTTCTTCTGTCCACCCATGAACGCTCCTACAACCAGCCCTTCAACCAATTCGGCGTCAGCCCGGTGTATAAATCACTCACCGTGCATGCAGGCTATCGCTCCCTCCGCTACTCGGATTTCACCTTGAGCGATGCGGTTTTCCTTGGCGGTGGCGCGGAGTTCCGTGAGGACTGGTTCAAGCTGCGCGCGATGTACGGGCGCTTGCGCAGGGCGGTGGATGAGGACACTTCCTCGTCCATTCGGGCGGTGTACCGGCGTGTCGGCTGGGCATTCGGCGCCGGCATCGGAGACGAGCAGCGCTTTATAGATCTGAACGTGCTCAAGGCCTGG
Proteins encoded in this region:
- a CDS encoding DUF4136 domain-containing protein, whose translation is MATLRGLLLAALVFSFIACSGTAPRPVITDKNSDADFRMYKTYRWFDGPYFEGNHATAQEALYHALRDSVNVMLGAAGLVWKQFEPVEMTVHMHAGMNTPPPIEQWTAYNWYKPWWGAFAPLTPVSMYDPGTLVVDVIDAKRAELLWRALIPDCFASDGNVTDMAHFGRNLREAFVAFPIRRPAS